ATGAGGCTTCTTGTTTACCAACACGACTCATCAACCCACTTAAACCACTCCTGATATCCGATTCTTCATACAATAAGCGATAAAGAGCTTCCGTAATAGGCATTTCAACACCTTGCTTTTGGGCTAATTCATAGGCCGCTTTCGTTGTGGTAAAGCCTTCGACAACCATTTTGATTTTTTCATTCACTTCATCCATGGAATAGCCTTGAGCTAATAATTTACCGGCTTGCCAATTACGTGAGTGTGGACTCGTACAGGTCACAATTAAATCACCTACACCACTTAATCCACTAAAGGTTAAAGGATCCGCTCCTAAGGCGACTCCTAAACGCGTAATTTCGGCTAAACCCCGTGTAATCAATCCTGCTTTGGCATTATCACCATAGCCTAATTCAGCACTTATGCCCGCAACAATAGCAATGATATTTTTTAGGGCGGCACCTAATTCAACCCCTATGACATCTTCATTGGTATAAACTCTAAAATAATCATTCATAAAAGCTTTTTGAACTATTCCGCTAGCTTCTAAGTCATGACTAGCTGCTGTAATCGTTGTTATGTCCCGACGAGCAACTTCTTCTGCATGACTTGGACCAGACAAAACAACTAAACTTTGGTACAATTCTGAAGAAATTTCTGATTCTATAATCTCACTAACACGCAAATGGGTATCTAATTCTAACCCTTTTGTGGCATGGACAAGAATTGGTTGATGGTCTGGGTTCTTTTTGAGATAAACCGCAACGGCTTGGCTTATACTCCGAATCGCTATCGTGGGTACTACGATTAAAATTAAGTCCACACCTTCTAACGCGTGTTCAAGATTGGTTGTAGCCTTGATAGAATGGGGTAAAATCGTATCGCCTAAGTATTGTTCATTTTTATGGTGCTGATTAATAGACGCAACAACTTCCGTATTTCTTCCCCATAATTGTACCGTATGCGCATTTTCAGCTAAAACTTTAGCTAACGCACTCCCCCATGACCCTGTTCCTAAAACAGCTATTTTCACTGTTTTACCTCCTTTCAATCCTAGCTATCAAATTCGATTATCTGAATAGTAAGGTAAATCCGGCTGTGTTTTACGTCGATAGATCATAAAACTAATCCCAGCAATAACGAGAACGACGGACAACCATTGGGAAACACGTAATGGACCTAAATATAAACTATCCATCCGCATCCCTTCAATCCAAACACGCCCAAGGCCGTACCAAACAATATAAGTCGCAGCCACTTCACCTTCTTTAAAGAACTGCTTCTTCTCTCTTAAAATCAAAATAATGATTAAGCCAACCAAGTTCCATAATGACTCATATAAAAAAGTTGGATGATAGTAACTGCCATCAATATACATCTGATTAATAATAAATTCCGGTATACGTAACGTCTCTAGGAATGTACGACTCGTTTCATAACCGTAGGCTTCTTGATTAATAAAATTACCCCAACGCCCAATAATCTGTGCTACCAAAAGGGCTGGAGCGGCAATATCAAGCACATCAAAAAATTTAACGCCATAACGACGACTTAACACATATATCGTTATAACCCCTCCGATAATACCACCGTAAATAGCGATACCACCTTGCCAAACTTGTAAGATTAAATGTGGATTGGCCAAATAATAATCTAATCGAAAGATGACATAGTATATTCTAGCCCCGATAAAGCCAAAAATAATCGTCCAAAAAAGAATATCGGACATCTTCTCTTCCGGTATTTGCTTACGTTTAGCTTCACGCATAACCATAACGTAAGCTATAACCATACCTAAACCGATTAATAAGCCATACCATCTTACTGGCCATCCTAATAAACGAAAAGCCACTGGATCAATTTGTCCTACAATAGTTAAATCTAACATTTTACATATCCTCTTGTTGATTTTTCGCGATTAATGCATCCAATTTGCTATTAAATGATTCTGTCGCATCAAACCCCATCACTTGTGCTCGATAATTCATAGCAGCTGATTCAATAATAACCGCTAAGTTACGACCTGTTTTAACCGGTAATTTAATTTTGGGGACATTCACTTCAAAAATTTGAACAGTTTCTCTCTGGGATCCTAAGCGGTCATACTCATGAGTTCCATCATCTAAAATTAACTCGATAATTAATTCTAGTTTTTTCGATAAACGTGTAGCAGCTACACCATATAAACTCATCACATCAATAATACCTAAGCCACGAATTTCTAGAAAATGGCGTAGAATCTCTGGTGCTTCCCCAATGAGCGTTAATTCATCAATCATGTATAATTCGACCCGATCATCAGCGATTAAACGGTGTCCTCTTTGAATTAATTCTAAAGCCGTTTCTGATTTACCTACACCACTAGCACCAACTAGCAAAACCCCTAGACCAAAAACTTCTACAAAAACACCATGTTTTGAAAGTCGCTCAGCTAATTTCCCTTCAAGATAATTGGTTAAATTAGCTAAAACACGACTGGTTTTTGAGCGTGCCGTAAGGATAGGAATACGGCAGGCTTGAGCAATGGGGATAAGTTCTTTAGGAACCGGAATTTGGCGCGCAATAACGATTGCGGGTGTTTCTTCACGACATAAGACTTTAAAAATCTCAGTACGTTCTTCACTGGTCTTTGAGTTAATATAATTAATTTCTGTTTTCCCAATTAATTGAATACGATCATACACATAAAACTCATGATAGCCCGTTAATATTAATCCCGGGCGAGCAACTTCACTCGACGTAATTTTCCGTTCTTTAAATTCCTCTCCGTAGGCAAATTCAATATCTAAAGTTTGAACAAGTTCCTCAACCGTTACACTATTTGTCATTATTCTCCTCCATCATCTTATCTTTGTACATTGATGGTATCATAGAATTCAGCCACTGACTATTTAAAAAAATATATAGCTAAAAAACGCAACTCTATCTTATGGAAAAAAGAGAGAGTTGCGTCTAAAAGGGTATTTATTTTTAAAGGTCTCTACGCGAAGCAAAGGCAGATTGTAATAAACCTAAGATGGCTGAGGCGAATAGCGCAACCCAAAAGGATGATATACTAAAGCCCCCAACCAATCCGCTTGTCATATAGAGTATCAATCCACTAAGTAAAAAGTGGACAATTCCAAAGGTTAACCAATTTAGCGGTATGGTAATAAATTTCAAAATAGGTTCAACTAAAAAACTTAAAATCCCATACACAATGGCCGCTCCTAGCGCTGACCAAATGCTATTGATGGTAATACCTGGTATAACAGCTGCTAAGATTAAAAAGATAAAGGCGTTAATAATAATACTCATGGGTGTCCTCCTTAGTTAAAAGTCACTCCACTTACTTTCATCATCAGATGAATCTTTTTCGGGAGTTACATCACGTCTCGTTTTATTACTTGGGTTAGGTTGTCCAAACCCTCCAAAAGGATTGGTCCGATTATTTGAATCTGTTTTACGTGTCACATTACTTACTTGATAGTCATACGGCAACACGATTCCTAAAACCAAATAGAGAAGGAAGCCAGTGCCCCAAGTAAAGAACAAAATTAAAAATATAACACGGATAATAGTTGGGTCAATTCCAAAATAGTCGCCTAACCCACCACATACACCCATAATTTGTTTATCAGTTGATGATTTATACAGTCTTTTACCATTTTTCATAAAGTATTCCTCCTTATCTATTCTCGTTACTACTCATTACAACCGCAATAATCAAGTAGGCAATTGGCCCCAGTCCAGCCATAAAGGCTAGTAGAACAAAGATAACGCGCACAATCACTGGATCCACATTAAAATATTCGCCCAAACCGCCACACACACCTAAAATAACCTTGTTATTTTGAGATAATCTTAATCGTTTCATCTATACTCTCCTTGCCTTTCTCCTATTGTACCTTTAATTATTTTATATCACTATCTTTTAAGTAAATATCCCCAGTTGTTACCTGTGTATCTACCGTAACTCTACCAGCCTCTGTATGTGTTAGTCGGCTAAATTCACCTTTTTTATGATCTTTAGATTCTGAAACTGTCTCTACATTAGACAAGCGATTTTTGATTTCACCAAAGGTAATCTCATTTTTAATTTCTAAATTCATTGAAAGGGGTAATGAAATCTTGATATCTCCAGAAACACTTTTCAATTTAAAGGTTGAATTATTAGTATCTGTTTTTGTAATATAGTAATCACCATTGACAGTATTAGAAATGATATTCCCAACCATTCCACTGATTCTAAAATCACCATTAATATTTTTCACCGTGATATCTTTAATCTCTGAATTTTTAATCGTTATGTCCCCATTGACAGAATCTAATTCGGCTAATACCGCTTTAACTTCTTTTAGACGAATGTCACCATTTTTATTGTTAATCAATAAATCATTGATTTCAATTTCTTTAAGCGTTGCATCACCATTTAATAAGTCTATTTTAACATAATCATAGATACGTTTTGGTAAATAAACCGTTGCATCCATCGATACTCTTGGTGAATTCACATGGAAAATCAATTGATTATTATCAAATGAAATCGTATTTAACTGTTCAAAAGTTTCAACCGTATAAGCATCATGCTTTCCGTGGAAACGAATTTCGCTATCAACTAAGATAGTAGCCTGATCATGCGTTTTAAACTTAAGTGAACCATTATTTAAAACAAAATCAATAACGGTTATCTCAGCTGCATCATACATAAATTGATGTTTGATGGTTTCAGTTTTGACCCAGGGTACATTCACCGAAACGTTAAATTCTTTGGTATTAAAATTTTGCATTAAATCTCTAACTTTTGAAGTGATTGACTCACTAATCTTTTTGCCTTCTTTGATAGCGTCTGTACCAATTTTATTGGCTTGGTCCGTTGCTTGATCAACCATGCGTTTAAAATCTTGATGTTTATAGGCTGATTGTTTAGACTGCATAGCTTCTAATTCTTTTTTAGTTTCATCTAGTGTGTGTTCAAGATCGACAATTTCTTTTTCTAGTTCTTCAACACGTACACTTAAATGTGCTTTTTGCGCTAACATTTCTTCTGTAATCTCATCTAATTCAGAGAATATCTCAATTTCTCTATAACGTTGTTTCGCTACGGTTAAGGCTTCTTGCTTTTTATTTATCGTTGCTTCAACTTGGTCGATTTGAGCTGACAATTGGTTTATTTTTTCAGTTAACTGAGCTAATTGTTCCTCAGTTGCTTGTCTTTCTGCTTTTCTTTTCGTTTCGTCATCAACGCTATGACTTGCTTGTTGATGTTTTGACAATTCTTCTTCTAAATCTGCTTGATCTTGGCGATATTCTTCACTAAAATCAAACGTTTCATCATAGAAATCTTTATCCTCTTTATCTGCTTGGTTATCAGACGTTTCTGCTTGATTTAATTCTTTAATATATTTTGTAATGGAGTCATAAGTTCCTTTTCCAAATTCTAAAGCACCATCAGCAATTTGTCTAATTTGTTTAGCCAGATCATTGTCTTCAATCGTTTCTTGTTCTGCTTGAGACTCACCTGTTGGGGTCTCAATTGTATCTTCTTCTACATTTGCATGAGCAGTCTCTTCATTTTTTTCATCAGTTGGTATCGAAGTGTTTTCTGTTGTTTTTTCAGATATGTTTTGAGTCGCCTGTTTAGAACTGTGTGATTGATTTTTTGCCTCAAGTAATGTAAGTGCCTCTTCCGTTGTAATAACACCTTGGCGAACCAATTCAATAATTCTTTCTTTTTGATTCATAAAGAATCCCTCCTCATATAGGTAACCACTTATTTCTACAATACCTATTATGCCAAGTAACGTGCAAAAATGCATAGGGCTAGAGGCCGATTTTCACTTAAGTCTTAAGTAGTGGTAGGGTCAAGTATAAAACAATGGATTAACGTGAAAAAAACCAAATGTTCAATGATGTAAAAACTCCTAAAAACCCTATTAATTAGTGCGGCTAGAATATTTTTTAGGATTCTATCATTGAACATTCGGATGTGAACATTACTTTAAAATACGGGCCAGGTATTGCCCAGTGTAACTTCCTTTTACTTTTGCAACTTCTTCAGGTGTTCCTGTAGCAACAATTTCGCCACCATTAATCCCACCTTCAGGACCTAAATCAATGATATAATCCGCTGTTTTGATAACATCTAAATTATGTTCAATAATAACAACCGTATTTCCTGCTTCAACTAAGCGGTCAATGACTAATAATAGTTTTCGAATATCATGTGGATGCAATCCCGTTGTTGGCTCATCCAAGATATAAAAAGTATCACCTGAAGATACACGTTGTAATTCAGCAGCTAATTTCATCCGTTGAGCTTCTCCACCAGATAAAGTTGTGGCCGATTGTCCTAAACGGACATAACCTAAACCAACATCCAATAAAGTTTTTAGCTTACGACTGATTTTGGGAATCGCTTCAAAAAATTCCACTGATTCTTCAATCGTCATATCTAATATCTCTGCTATATTTTTCCCTTTATATTTAATTTCAAGCGTTTCTGAATTGTAACGTTTACCATGGCAAACTTCGCATGGGACATACACATCGGATAAGAAATGCATTTCTATTTTCTTAATTCCACCACCAGCACACGCCTCACAACGGCCACCTTTAACATTAAAGCTAAAACGCCCTTTCGTATAACCACGAACTTTGGCTTCATTGGTTTGAGCGAATAATCCACGAATATCATCAAACACACTTGTATAGGTTGCTGGATTTGATCTGGGTGTTCGACCGATCGGACTTTGGTCAATATCAATCGTTTTTTCAAGCGATTCATAACCTTTAATGTCTTTAAATTTTCCTGGTCGTTCTTGGGTACTCGTTAAACGTTTTTGCAAAGCTACTTTTAAAATAGAATTAACTAAACTACTTTTCCCTGAACCTGATACCCCTGTCACACATGTCAGGCGTCCGATTGGAAATTTCACATCAATATTTTTTAAATTATTTTCTTCTGCACCAATAACCTCTACCCAGCCACGGTCCGTATCTCTTCTTGTTTTAGGAATGGGAATAGACTCTTTACCACTTAAATATCTACCTGTAATAGAATTAGGATTCGCCATTACTTCTTGTGGCGTACCGACAGCAACAACTTCACCACCATTTTCACCTGCACCAGGCCCAATATCAATCAGATAATCAGCCGCTAACATGGTCTCATCATCGTGTTCAACGACGATTAAGGTATTTCCAAGTTCACGCATTTGTTTTAAGGATTCTATTAAGCGAGCATTATCACGTTGATGTAGTCCGATTGACGGTTCATCTAAAATATATAAAACACCACTTAAATTTGACCCAATTTGAGTTGCTAACCGAATACGTTGTGACTCGCCTCCAGATAAAGTACCCGAAACACGACTTAAGGTTAAATAATCCAAGCCAACATTATTTAAAAAGGTTAAACGGTCAGTTACCTCTTTTAATATTGGTTTTGCAATCATTTCATTTTCTGTACTAAAGTCAAGCGCTTTAAAGTAATCAAGTGCGTCATGAATAGACAAATCAGTCGCTTCAGCGATATTTTTTTCGCCAACTTTAACAGATAGAGCTTCAGGGTTTAAACGCTGACCTTTACAGGTTGGACAAGGAAGCTCTTGCATAAATTGACGCATCACTTCACGTGTATAATCTGAACTCGTTTCATTGTACCGTCTTTCAACATTATTCATGATTCCTTCAAAGACGTGGTCAATCGTTTTTGTTCCGCCTGACATGGGTTGATAAGTAAATTTAAATTTTGCATCGGGTGATCCATATTTTAAGACTTGTTTTTGTTCATCTTTTAAGTCTTCATAAGGCACATCCATGGGGATGTTATACGCTTGGCAAAACTGTTCTAGCATCGAAGGATAGTAATTTGAACTGATTGGATTCCAAGGCACAAACGCACCTTCAGCCAAAGTTTTCGATTTATCCGGTAGAACTAATTCTTCATCTACCGTTAAACGCACACCTAATCCATCACATTCTTTGCAGGCACCAAATGGTGCATTAAACGAGAACAAGCGAGGTTGTAATTCATCAACTGTAAAATCGCAAAATGGACAAGCATAGTGTTCATTAAAATACATAACATCTTCGCCATTATTAACATCGACCACAATATATCCATCTGAAAAACGTAAAGCTTGTTCAACTGAATCAAATAAGCGGGAACGTATATCGTCTTTAATAACAATCCGATCGACAACGACTTCTATAGTATGTTTTTTGTTTTTTTCTAATTCGGGAACTTCAGTAATATCATAGATGTCGCCGTCAACTCTCACGCGAATATAGCCAGCTTTGGCAATTTTTTCAAAACCCGTTTTATGTTGTCCTTTTTTATCTCTCACATATGGGCTTAATATTTGAATCCGCGTTTTAGCCGGCAATTCAAGAATACGATTGACCATTTGTTCTGCAGAAGACCGTTCAATAGGGATATTATGCGTAGGACAGTAAGGGACACCAACTCTAGCGTAAAGTAATCTTAAAAAGTCATTTATTTCAGTTGCTGTTCCAACGGTTGAACGCGGATTATGACTCGTGGTTTTTTGATCAATTGAGATCGCTGGGCTCAATCCTTCAATCGAATCGACATCAGGCTTATCCATTTGACCTAAAAATTGTCTTGCATAGGCTGATAAACTTTCTACATAGCGTCGTTGACCTTCAGCGTATAAGGTATCAAAGGCTAGGGAGCTTTTCCCTGATCCTGATAGTCCTGTCATAACCACCAGTTGATCGCGTGGTATTTCTAAATTTATATTTTTCAAATTATGCGATCTCGCACCTTTTATAACGATTTTATCTTTTGCCATCTATAAGGATGCCTCTCTTCTAAAATAGTTTTACACTGAAATATTGTACCATATATTTATCAAAAAGTACGAATGTTTGTTCGCACAAAAAAACAACCTAGCATAAACCAGGTTGTTTTAAAGATTACTTATTCTACTTAAAAGAAAGAATTATTGAGCTAATTCTGACCAGTCAGTTAATTCACCTAAGAAGATAGCACGAACGTTGTCTAAAGAAATTTCTTCTAAAGGATTGTCATTGTGTACAATGACAGCAATACCATCAAGAGCGATTG
This window of the Fundicoccus culcitae genome carries:
- a CDS encoding NAD(P)H-dependent glycerol-3-phosphate dehydrogenase; this encodes MKIAVLGTGSWGSALAKVLAENAHTVQLWGRNTEVVASINQHHKNEQYLGDTILPHSIKATTNLEHALEGVDLILIVVPTIAIRSISQAVAVYLKKNPDHQPILVHATKGLELDTHLRVSEIIESEISSELYQSLVVLSGPSHAEEVARRDITTITAASHDLEASGIVQKAFMNDYFRVYTNEDVIGVELGAALKNIIAIVAGISAELGYGDNAKAGLITRGLAEITRLGVALGADPLTFSGLSGVGDLIVTCTSPHSRNWQAGKLLAQGYSMDEVNEKIKMVVEGFTTTKAAYELAQKQGVEMPITEALYRLLYEESDIRSGLSGLMSRVGKQEASLEQHLGSQEAHEISH
- the lgt gene encoding prolipoprotein diacylglyceryl transferase codes for the protein MLDLTIVGQIDPVAFRLLGWPVRWYGLLIGLGMVIAYVMVMREAKRKQIPEEKMSDILFWTIIFGFIGARIYYVIFRLDYYLANPHLILQVWQGGIAIYGGIIGGVITIYVLSRRYGVKFFDVLDIAAPALLVAQIIGRWGNFINQEAYGYETSRTFLETLRIPEFIINQMYIDGSYYHPTFLYESLWNLVGLIIILILREKKQFFKEGEVAATYIVWYGLGRVWIEGMRMDSLYLGPLRVSQWLSVVLVIAGISFMIYRRKTQPDLPYYSDNRI
- the hprK gene encoding HPr(Ser) kinase/phosphatase, yielding MTNSVTVEELVQTLDIEFAYGEEFKERKITSSEVARPGLILTGYHEFYVYDRIQLIGKTEINYINSKTSEERTEIFKVLCREETPAIVIARQIPVPKELIPIAQACRIPILTARSKTSRVLANLTNYLEGKLAERLSKHGVFVEVFGLGVLLVGASGVGKSETALELIQRGHRLIADDRVELYMIDELTLIGEAPEILRHFLEIRGLGIIDVMSLYGVAATRLSKKLELIIELILDDGTHEYDRLGSQRETVQIFEVNVPKIKLPVKTGRNLAVIIESAAMNYRAQVMGFDATESFNSKLDALIAKNQQEDM
- a CDS encoding phage holin family protein; the protein is MSIIINAFIFLILAAVIPGITINSIWSALGAAIVYGILSFLVEPILKFITIPLNWLTFGIVHFLLSGLILYMTSGLVGGFSISSFWVALFASAILGLLQSAFASRRDL
- a CDS encoding PspC domain-containing protein produces the protein MKNGKRLYKSSTDKQIMGVCGGLGDYFGIDPTIIRVIFLILFFTWGTGFLLYLVLGIVLPYDYQVSNVTRKTDSNNRTNPFGGFGQPNPSNKTRRDVTPEKDSSDDESKWSDF
- a CDS encoding PspC domain-containing protein, translating into MKRLRLSQNNKVILGVCGGLGEYFNVDPVIVRVIFVLLAFMAGLGPIAYLIIAVVMSSNENR
- a CDS encoding DUF4097 family beta strand repeat-containing protein, which translates into the protein MNQKERIIELVRQGVITTEEALTLLEAKNQSHSSKQATQNISEKTTENTSIPTDEKNEETAHANVEEDTIETPTGESQAEQETIEDNDLAKQIRQIADGALEFGKGTYDSITKYIKELNQAETSDNQADKEDKDFYDETFDFSEEYRQDQADLEEELSKHQQASHSVDDETKRKAERQATEEQLAQLTEKINQLSAQIDQVEATINKKQEALTVAKQRYREIEIFSELDEITEEMLAQKAHLSVRVEELEKEIVDLEHTLDETKKELEAMQSKQSAYKHQDFKRMVDQATDQANKIGTDAIKEGKKISESITSKVRDLMQNFNTKEFNVSVNVPWVKTETIKHQFMYDAAEITVIDFVLNNGSLKFKTHDQATILVDSEIRFHGKHDAYTVETFEQLNTISFDNNQLIFHVNSPRVSMDATVYLPKRIYDYVKIDLLNGDATLKEIEINDLLINNKNGDIRLKEVKAVLAELDSVNGDITIKNSEIKDITVKNINGDFRISGMVGNIISNTVNGDYYITKTDTNNSTFKLKSVSGDIKISLPLSMNLEIKNEITFGEIKNRLSNVETVSESKDHKKGEFSRLTHTEAGRVTVDTQVTTGDIYLKDSDIK
- the uvrA gene encoding excinuclease ABC subunit UvrA; the encoded protein is MAKDKIVIKGARSHNLKNINLEIPRDQLVVMTGLSGSGKSSLAFDTLYAEGQRRYVESLSAYARQFLGQMDKPDVDSIEGLSPAISIDQKTTSHNPRSTVGTATEINDFLRLLYARVGVPYCPTHNIPIERSSAEQMVNRILELPAKTRIQILSPYVRDKKGQHKTGFEKIAKAGYIRVRVDGDIYDITEVPELEKNKKHTIEVVVDRIVIKDDIRSRLFDSVEQALRFSDGYIVVDVNNGEDVMYFNEHYACPFCDFTVDELQPRLFSFNAPFGACKECDGLGVRLTVDEELVLPDKSKTLAEGAFVPWNPISSNYYPSMLEQFCQAYNIPMDVPYEDLKDEQKQVLKYGSPDAKFKFTYQPMSGGTKTIDHVFEGIMNNVERRYNETSSDYTREVMRQFMQELPCPTCKGQRLNPEALSVKVGEKNIAEATDLSIHDALDYFKALDFSTENEMIAKPILKEVTDRLTFLNNVGLDYLTLSRVSGTLSGGESQRIRLATQIGSNLSGVLYILDEPSIGLHQRDNARLIESLKQMRELGNTLIVVEHDDETMLAADYLIDIGPGAGENGGEVVAVGTPQEVMANPNSITGRYLSGKESIPIPKTRRDTDRGWVEVIGAEENNLKNIDVKFPIGRLTCVTGVSGSGKSSLVNSILKVALQKRLTSTQERPGKFKDIKGYESLEKTIDIDQSPIGRTPRSNPATYTSVFDDIRGLFAQTNEAKVRGYTKGRFSFNVKGGRCEACAGGGIKKIEMHFLSDVYVPCEVCHGKRYNSETLEIKYKGKNIAEILDMTIEESVEFFEAIPKISRKLKTLLDVGLGYVRLGQSATTLSGGEAQRMKLAAELQRVSSGDTFYILDEPTTGLHPHDIRKLLLVIDRLVEAGNTVVIIEHNLDVIKTADYIIDLGPEGGINGGEIVATGTPEEVAKVKGSYTGQYLARILK